One window of the Candidatus Chryseobacterium colombiense genome contains the following:
- a CDS encoding transcriptional repressor: MDTLQKEKNIALIKDVLRNYLLEKGFRNTPERYTILEEIYNMDHHFNVDDLYLLMLQKKYHVSKATIYNTIEIFLDAGLIRKHQFGEKTLTSSSYEKSYFDKQHDHLVIYKKDSDKEIEEIIEFCDPRIQGIKEAIEEAFGVKIDSHSLYFYGTKND, encoded by the coding sequence ATGGATACTTTACAAAAAGAAAAAAATATAGCTTTAATTAAGGATGTTTTAAGAAACTATTTATTAGAGAAAGGTTTCAGAAATACGCCTGAAAGATATACCATATTGGAAGAAATCTATAATATGGATCACCATTTCAATGTGGATGATCTGTATTTACTGATGCTTCAGAAAAAATATCATGTATCTAAAGCAACGATTTACAATACAATTGAGATTTTCCTTGATGCAGGTCTGATTCGTAAACATCAGTTTGGTGAAAAGACATTAACTTCTTCTTCTTATGAAAAGTCTTATTTTGATAAGCAACATGATCATTTGGTGATTTATAAGAAAGATTCGGATAAAGAGATTGAAGAAATTATCGAGTTTTGCGATCCTAGAATTCAGGGAATTAAAGAAGCTATTGAAGAAGCTTTTGGCGTAAAAATTGATTCTCATTCGCTATATTTTTATGGCACAAAGAATGACTAA
- a CDS encoding aminotransferase class IV, producing the protein MENQYFTSGEVPVKNRAFLAGDAVKVSFFVRDAKLIIDEECYFFLMASMRKMRMNIPLTYTLEFFQSLFQKEIIDQKGIQNGIINFQVFRNNDGLTLSKSTISYFYEVTETDDVLAVHKRPLELDLIKEINVNNNLLSNIRVHSPENIYGEIYAQENDLDDVILLNPNKRIARTTSGNLLFLEGDVIKVPKQTEGAYISPLMENFVTFLHKNKLADIQEHEIIAFESQKAEEILMISEEKGIFSVGKIRNKTFEVSRFLEWVESWKESF; encoded by the coding sequence TTGGAAAATCAATATTTTACTTCAGGAGAAGTACCGGTGAAAAATAGAGCGTTTCTTGCAGGAGATGCAGTGAAGGTTTCTTTCTTTGTGAGAGATGCTAAACTTATAATTGATGAAGAATGTTATTTTTTCTTGATGGCATCCATGAGAAAGATGAGAATGAATATTCCTTTAACCTATACGTTGGAGTTTTTTCAGTCTCTTTTTCAAAAAGAAATTATTGATCAGAAAGGAATACAGAACGGGATCATCAACTTTCAGGTGTTCAGAAATAATGATGGACTTACACTCTCTAAATCTACCATATCGTACTTCTACGAGGTTACAGAAACAGATGATGTCTTAGCGGTTCATAAAAGACCTCTTGAATTGGATTTAATTAAGGAAATTAATGTTAATAATAACCTTTTAAGCAATATCAGAGTTCATTCTCCGGAAAATATCTATGGCGAAATTTATGCGCAGGAAAATGATCTGGATGATGTCATTTTGCTAAATCCTAATAAAAGAATTGCGCGCACTACATCAGGAAATCTTTTGTTTTTAGAGGGTGATGTTATTAAAGTTCCGAAACAGACAGAAGGTGCCTACATTTCTCCTTTAATGGAAAATTTTGTTACATTTTTACATAAAAATAAGCTTGCAGATATTCAGGAACACGAGATTATCGCGTTTGAATCTCAGAAGGCAGAAGAAATTTTAATGATTTCCGAAGAAAAAGGCATATTTTCTGTAGGTAAAATAAGAAATAAGACTTTTGAAGTTTCCCGTTTTTTAGAATGGGTGGAAAGCTGGAAGGAAAGTTTTTAA
- a CDS encoding N-acetylmuramoyl-L-alanine amidase — translation MKGTKLLIVSLFSTVFLSFTPANKKYIVIDPGHGGNDFGSNFNGHSEKDITLAIAKEIKTLVDSQDKYEVVLTRDSDTDSQLKERTDLINKLHPEMAISLHVNSSPQKESAKYGQEIFVQNSDSSKILAERISQKFIDSKVIGERDLHILRESKSPTVLVELGFINNSKDRAYITSKEGQKEIAQKFVEIINEN, via the coding sequence ATGAAAGGAACCAAATTACTCATTGTATCTCTTTTTTCTACGGTATTTTTATCTTTTACTCCTGCCAATAAAAAATACATTGTTATAGATCCCGGGCACGGTGGAAATGATTTTGGATCAAATTTCAACGGACATTCTGAAAAAGACATCACCCTTGCTATTGCGAAGGAAATCAAAACTCTTGTTGATTCCCAGGATAAGTATGAGGTGGTTTTAACCAGAGACTCTGATACGGATAGCCAACTTAAGGAAAGAACTGATCTGATCAATAAGCTTCACCCTGAAATGGCTATTTCATTACATGTGAACAGCAGTCCTCAAAAAGAGTCTGCAAAATATGGACAGGAAATTTTTGTCCAAAACTCTGATTCTTCAAAAATATTAGCTGAGAGGATCTCTCAAAAATTCATTGATAGCAAAGTAATTGGAGAACGTGATCTTCACATTTTAAGAGAAAGCAAGTCTCCGACAGTATTGGTAGAGCTTGGATTCATTAATAACTCTAAAGACAGAGCTTATATAACCAGCAAAGAGGGACAAAAAGAAATCGCCCAAAAGTTTGTTGAGATCATCAACGAAAACTAG
- a CDS encoding DUF2147 domain-containing protein, giving the protein MKKLLLTSAFSLLGVLSFAQIEGKWKTIDDETKQAKSIVEIYKKSDGKYYGKVSQLLIKPADPNCTACKDDRKGKPILGMEIIRGLKKDDNEFTGGTITDPKTGKTYKCTITREGDQLNVRGYIGLSLIGRTQTWQKVN; this is encoded by the coding sequence ATGAAAAAATTATTATTAACATCCGCTTTCTCCTTATTAGGAGTATTGTCTTTTGCGCAGATCGAAGGAAAGTGGAAAACAATAGATGATGAAACAAAACAGGCTAAATCCATTGTAGAAATCTATAAAAAATCTGACGGGAAATATTATGGCAAAGTTTCTCAGCTATTAATTAAGCCTGCAGATCCAAATTGTACAGCCTGTAAGGACGACAGAAAAGGGAAGCCCATTTTGGGAATGGAAATCATCCGAGGATTGAAAAAAGATGATAATGAATTCACAGGAGGAACCATTACAGATCCTAAAACCGGAAAAACATACAAATGTACCATTACAAGAGAGGGTGATCAGCTTAATGTAAGAGGGTATATCGGTTTGTCTTTAATCGGAAGAACACAAACTTGGCAGAAAGTGAACTAA
- a CDS encoding START-like domain-containing protein, with product MAKHKVHYEFPMHCLSEILYEYLATAEGLSEWFADEVTEKGDDFFFSWGGGPAEKATLIRYKPEGFVRFRWEEDEGTKNFFEMTIVIDDITEDLALNITDFCEDGDEDENAMYWENLIENLRIKLGAA from the coding sequence ATGGCGAAACATAAAGTCCATTATGAATTTCCAATGCATTGTCTGTCAGAGATTTTATATGAATATCTTGCAACTGCAGAAGGATTATCTGAATGGTTTGCGGATGAGGTAACAGAGAAGGGTGATGATTTCTTTTTCAGCTGGGGTGGAGGTCCTGCTGAGAAAGCCACTTTAATCAGATATAAGCCTGAAGGTTTCGTTCGTTTCAGATGGGAAGAAGATGAAGGAACCAAAAACTTCTTTGAAATGACGATCGTAATTGATGATATTACTGAAGACCTGGCTCTAAATATTACAGACTTCTGTGAAGATGGAGATGAAGATGAAAACGCAATGTACTGGGAAAATCTAATAGAGAATCTAAGAATAAAATTGGGTGCTGCGTAA
- a CDS encoding OstA-like protein encodes MRYTLFLLLFVSTFFFAQEKKTVQMDPYIQPKANTVQQPVRPEDKVRIINADEFKKDTKYDGNQYMVGHVQIEHQGSVLTADEVVLYNEQSLVKAFGNVKLVNSDGSVISAKEMEYNGTTQKGVAKQNVVLTDPKGTIIKTETMYYDRLTNQAYYNTGGTINDGKSTTYSKSATYFLTTRTIDLTGRVKIVDRDYTLEGDNVVQNQNTNIVTINGYTTITNNKNPKNRIITEKGTHNMNTKESFLTKNSRVYYNDKILTGDEMYYNQLTGFGKATGNVTLDDPNERRWIKGGYGEIFEKKDSAMMTKNPYAVKAMQKDSLYFASEKIISYQKPDSIDPKVKKSFIRAFKKARFYKSNAQGRADSIAFNETDGVMHMYTAPILWSGEKQVTGNKVEAYFNTQNENIDSLKVIGNALAISKVDSLTLKDEFNQVKGKFMTVHYENNEIKEASVIGNAQAIAYTDDTNKETKKTERIGITLSSCGIISTLFSESKLQIISCSIGATSETYPMSKIEPAKRKFTDFNWNTKDRIRKWQDILVDTPNYEEIKYTSDNELYNKAQEAIDAERAKEEAKKPKRVRK; translated from the coding sequence ATGAGATATACTCTTTTTCTGTTACTTTTCGTTTCTACGTTCTTTTTTGCGCAGGAAAAAAAAACTGTGCAAATGGATCCTTATATACAGCCCAAAGCTAATACTGTACAACAACCGGTTCGTCCTGAAGACAAGGTAAGGATTATCAATGCTGATGAATTTAAAAAAGATACCAAATATGATGGAAATCAATATATGGTTGGCCATGTTCAGATTGAACATCAGGGTTCAGTGTTGACTGCTGATGAAGTAGTTCTTTATAATGAGCAAAGTCTTGTAAAAGCTTTTGGAAATGTAAAGCTTGTTAATTCAGATGGTTCCGTCATTTCTGCAAAAGAAATGGAATACAATGGTACCACCCAGAAAGGTGTTGCCAAACAAAATGTTGTGCTTACAGATCCAAAAGGAACTATTATCAAAACGGAAACCATGTATTATGACAGACTGACCAATCAGGCGTATTATAATACAGGAGGTACTATTAATGACGGTAAAAGTACAACCTATTCCAAGTCGGCAACCTACTTTTTAACAACTCGTACGATTGATCTTACTGGGAGAGTGAAGATCGTAGACCGTGATTATACATTGGAAGGTGATAATGTTGTTCAGAATCAAAATACCAATATTGTTACAATTAATGGGTATACTACCATTACCAATAATAAAAATCCTAAAAACAGAATCATTACTGAGAAAGGAACTCATAATATGAATACTAAAGAATCTTTTCTGACGAAAAATTCAAGGGTATATTATAATGATAAGATTCTTACGGGTGATGAAATGTATTACAATCAGCTTACCGGTTTTGGAAAAGCGACCGGAAATGTAACATTGGATGATCCCAATGAAAGAAGATGGATAAAAGGTGGATACGGAGAAATTTTCGAGAAGAAAGATTCTGCAATGATGACAAAAAATCCATATGCTGTAAAAGCAATGCAAAAGGATTCTTTATACTTCGCATCGGAAAAAATAATTTCTTATCAAAAGCCGGATTCCATAGATCCGAAAGTAAAGAAAAGCTTTATAAGAGCATTTAAAAAAGCCAGATTTTACAAATCAAATGCACAAGGAAGAGCCGATTCTATCGCTTTTAACGAGACAGACGGTGTGATGCATATGTATACAGCTCCTATCCTTTGGAGTGGAGAGAAGCAGGTAACCGGAAATAAAGTGGAAGCTTATTTTAATACCCAGAACGAAAATATTGATTCATTAAAAGTAATAGGCAATGCTTTAGCGATCAGTAAAGTCGATTCTCTGACTCTGAAAGATGAATTCAATCAGGTGAAAGGAAAATTCATGACGGTTCATTATGAAAATAATGAGATTAAAGAAGCTTCGGTAATAGGTAATGCGCAGGCAATTGCTTATACAGACGATACTAATAAGGAAACTAAAAAAACAGAAAGAATAGGAATTACTTTGTCCTCCTGTGGTATTATCAGTACTTTGTTTTCAGAAAGCAAGTTACAGATTATTTCATGTAGTATCGGAGCGACTTCGGAAACCTATCCTATGAGTAAAATAGAACCTGCAAAGAGAAAATTTACTGACTTTAACTGGAATACAAAAGACCGGATAAGGAAATGGCAGGATATTCTCGTCGATACTCCGAATTATGAAGAGATAAAATATACTTCAGATAATGAGCTCTATAATAAGGCGCAGGAAGCTATAGATGCGGAAAGAGCAAAAGAAGAAGCTAAAAAGCCGAAAAGAGTTAGAAAATAA
- a CDS encoding KUP/HAK/KT family potassium transporter yields MTEVTEGGHHFDIKKLSFIGVLVSLGIVFGDIGTSPLYVMKAIVNARDSGSNMPFNEYIEGALSCIIWTLTLQTTIKYVIIALRADNKGEGGILALFSLVKNLKKGWLYLIAIVGAAALIADGVITPSLTVMSAIEGLEIYNPHTPVVPITIGILIAIFVVQQFGTSFIGKFFGPIMVVWFLVLGGLGISHLRENFEILRSFNPYYAYKLIVNSPSAIVILGAVFLCTTGAEALYSDLGHCGAKNIRVSWGFVKIMLILNYLGQGAWLLSNYQNPGFSVVNPFFGIMPPWAVLPGVILATAAAIIASQALITGSFTIFSEAMALNLWPNQKIDYPSGVKGQMYIPRINWGLLLFCIIVVLHFKESGKMEAAYGLSITVTMLMTTILLGFWLLKHRVNKLFILVFGIVYLSIELGFFSANVIKFLEGGWITVVLGGFIGVCMYAWYNGRSIKTQFIQFVKLENYTPIIKDMKLDETIPKYATNLAYLSRAKRNDEVESKIIYSIIKKQPKRADHYFILTITNQEDPFTFKYTVDEILPGTIYKINFLLGFKVDRRINDYFSMVLKDLMADGTIPSRSSHPSLRSYNIPPDLKYVIIDNSYINDILLTVKQKITLNIYNFVKYIGSDDFKAWGVTSHNVVVESAPITELTVYDHKIEQAGFLRHNG; encoded by the coding sequence ATGACAGAAGTTACAGAAGGCGGTCATCATTTTGACATTAAAAAGCTTTCCTTTATTGGAGTTTTAGTTTCTTTGGGAATTGTTTTTGGAGATATTGGTACTTCACCGCTTTACGTAATGAAAGCAATTGTGAACGCAAGAGATAGCGGAAGCAATATGCCTTTTAACGAATACATCGAAGGAGCACTTTCGTGTATTATTTGGACTTTAACGCTACAAACGACCATCAAATACGTTATCATTGCTCTTCGTGCAGATAACAAAGGGGAAGGTGGAATTCTGGCTTTATTTTCTTTAGTTAAAAACCTTAAAAAAGGCTGGCTGTATCTTATTGCTATTGTTGGAGCAGCAGCACTTATTGCAGATGGAGTAATTACTCCTTCCCTTACGGTAATGTCTGCAATTGAAGGTCTGGAGATTTATAATCCTCATACTCCCGTAGTTCCTATCACTATTGGAATTCTGATTGCCATATTTGTCGTACAGCAATTCGGAACCAGCTTTATCGGTAAGTTTTTCGGACCCATTATGGTAGTTTGGTTTCTGGTGCTTGGAGGATTGGGAATATCTCATTTAAGAGAAAATTTTGAAATTCTAAGATCATTCAATCCTTATTACGCTTACAAACTTATTGTAAACTCACCGAGTGCAATAGTGATTTTGGGAGCGGTTTTCCTGTGTACAACAGGAGCCGAAGCTCTATATTCGGATCTTGGACACTGTGGTGCGAAAAATATCAGAGTAAGCTGGGGATTTGTTAAAATCATGTTGATTTTAAATTATCTTGGACAAGGTGCCTGGTTATTATCAAATTATCAGAATCCGGGATTCTCTGTAGTAAATCCTTTCTTTGGAATTATGCCGCCATGGGCAGTGTTACCGGGAGTCATTTTAGCAACAGCTGCAGCGATTATTGCCAGTCAGGCATTGATTACAGGATCTTTTACAATTTTCTCCGAAGCGATGGCGCTTAATTTATGGCCTAACCAAAAAATTGACTATCCATCCGGAGTAAAAGGACAAATGTATATTCCAAGAATCAATTGGGGACTTTTATTATTCTGTATAATTGTAGTACTTCACTTTAAAGAATCGGGAAAAATGGAAGCGGCTTATGGTCTCTCTATTACAGTGACGATGTTGATGACTACAATACTTCTGGGATTCTGGCTGCTGAAACATAGAGTGAACAAGCTATTTATTCTTGTTTTTGGTATCGTTTATCTGTCTATCGAACTAGGTTTCTTCAGTGCGAATGTTATCAAATTCCTGGAAGGAGGTTGGATCACGGTAGTTTTAGGCGGTTTTATTGGTGTTTGTATGTATGCATGGTACAACGGAAGATCTATAAAGACTCAGTTTATTCAGTTTGTTAAACTGGAAAATTATACTCCGATTATCAAAGATATGAAGCTGGATGAAACGATTCCTAAATATGCAACCAATCTTGCTTATCTGAGCCGTGCAAAAAGAAATGATGAAGTAGAATCAAAAATTATTTATTCCATCATTAAAAAACAGCCAAAGAGAGCAGATCATTATTTTATCCTGACCATTACGAACCAGGAAGATCCGTTTACCTTTAAATATACAGTAGACGAGATATTGCCGGGTACTATTTATAAAATCAATTTCCTTTTAGGATTTAAAGTAGATCGTAGAATCAATGACTATTTTAGTATGGTTCTAAAAGATTTGATGGCAGACGGAACAATACCTTCACGAAGCAGTCATCCTTCTTTAAGATCATATAATATCCCACCGGATTTAAAATATGTAATTATAGATAACTCCTATATCAACGATATACTTTTGACTGTTAAACAGAAGATTACGCTGAATATTTACAACTTTGTGAAGTATATAGGAAGTGATGATTTCAAAGCATGGGGAGTCACTTCGCACAATGTAGTGGTGGAATCTGCGCCGATTACAGAACTTACAGTGTACGATCATAAAATTGAACAGGCTGGATTTTTGAGACATAATGGTTAG
- a CDS encoding pyruvate dehydrogenase complex E1 component subunit beta translates to MAEYTFREVIAQAMSEEMRKDESIFLMGEEVAEYNGAYKASKGMLDEFGPKRVIDTPIAELGFTGIAVGAAMNGNRPIVEYMTFNFSLVGIDQIINNAAKIRQMSGGQWNCPIVFRGPTASAGQLGATHSQAFENWFANVPGLKVVVPSNPYDAKGLLKTAIQDNDPVIFMESEQMYGDKMEIPEEEYYLPIGKADIKKAGTDVTLVSFGKIMKLAIQAAEDMEKEGISVEVIDLRTVRPLDFDTVLESVKKTNRLVILEEAWPFGSVSSEITYMVQQKAFDYLDAPIKRITTPDAPAPYSAALFAEWFPKLEKVKEEIKKAMYVK, encoded by the coding sequence ATGGCAGAATATACTTTTCGTGAGGTAATTGCACAGGCAATGAGCGAGGAAATGCGTAAAGACGAATCCATCTTTTTAATGGGGGAGGAAGTTGCAGAATATAACGGTGCATATAAGGCTTCAAAAGGAATGCTGGATGAATTTGGTCCTAAGAGAGTAATCGATACACCTATTGCTGAGCTTGGTTTTACAGGGATTGCTGTAGGTGCTGCGATGAATGGTAACAGACCAATTGTAGAGTATATGACATTCAATTTCTCATTGGTAGGTATTGATCAGATTATCAATAATGCGGCAAAGATCCGTCAAATGAGCGGAGGTCAGTGGAACTGTCCTATCGTTTTCAGAGGGCCTACTGCGTCTGCAGGACAATTGGGAGCTACACACTCTCAGGCTTTTGAAAACTGGTTTGCAAACGTTCCGGGTCTTAAAGTAGTGGTTCCTTCGAATCCTTATGATGCGAAAGGGTTATTGAAAACAGCTATTCAGGATAATGATCCGGTAATTTTCATGGAATCTGAGCAGATGTACGGAGATAAAATGGAAATTCCTGAAGAAGAATACTACTTACCGATCGGAAAAGCAGATATTAAAAAAGCAGGTACAGATGTTACCCTAGTTTCTTTCGGAAAAATCATGAAGCTTGCTATTCAGGCTGCTGAAGATATGGAAAAAGAAGGAATTTCTGTAGAAGTTATAGATCTTAGAACAGTTCGTCCTTTAGATTTTGATACGGTTTTAGAATCTGTAAAGAAAACCAATAGATTGGTGATCTTGGAAGAAGCTTGGCCATTTGGATCCGTTTCTTCAGAAATTACCTATATGGTACAGCAAAAAGCATTTGATTATTTAGATGCTCCTATCAAGAGAATTACGACTCCTGATGCTCCAGCACCATATTCAGCTGCTTTATTTGCAGAATGGTTCCCGAAACTTGAAAAAGTAAAAGAGGAAATTAAAAAAGCAATGTACGTTAAGTAA
- a CDS encoding aspartate aminotransferase family protein: protein MQKEFFTYQAQTTRFAAGFEVEKAVGSYIYGTDGKKYLDFVAGVSANTLGHSHPKVVDAIKEQAEKYLHVMVYGEYAQEKPVALCKLLAEATPDPLEITYLVNSGAEAIDGSLKLAKRYTGREEIVSFKNSYHGNTHGALSVSGNETHKREFRPLLPMVSFIEFNNENDFDKITEKTACVILETIQGAAGFLVPNDNYLRKLKKRCEEVGALLILDEIQPGFGRTGKLFSFEHFGIVPDILVMGKGMGGGVPVGAFMSSREIMETLAHSPKLGHITTFGGNPLIAASSYATLKEVLESGLMSEVEEKEKLFRELLVHPKIQNINGKGLMLAVNLGSPEYTLNVAKKCMEKGLIVFWQLYRNEYLRISPPLTISLDEIREGCQIILDVLNEN, encoded by the coding sequence ATGCAAAAGGAGTTTTTTACATATCAGGCTCAGACGACACGGTTTGCGGCAGGTTTTGAAGTTGAAAAAGCAGTAGGGAGCTATATTTATGGTACTGACGGAAAAAAATATTTGGACTTTGTAGCAGGAGTTTCGGCTAATACTTTAGGCCATTCACATCCGAAGGTTGTAGATGCGATCAAAGAACAGGCTGAAAAATATCTTCATGTGATGGTATATGGAGAATATGCCCAGGAAAAGCCGGTTGCTTTATGTAAATTATTAGCAGAAGCAACACCTGATCCGTTAGAGATTACTTATTTGGTCAACAGTGGAGCAGAAGCTATTGACGGAAGTCTTAAACTTGCTAAAAGATATACCGGAAGAGAGGAAATCGTATCCTTTAAAAATTCCTATCACGGAAACACACATGGAGCGCTGAGTGTTTCAGGAAATGAAACTCATAAGAGAGAATTTCGTCCTTTGTTACCGATGGTTTCTTTCATTGAGTTTAATAACGAAAATGATTTCGATAAAATTACAGAGAAGACGGCTTGTGTAATTTTGGAAACTATTCAGGGAGCCGCTGGTTTTTTGGTTCCGAATGATAATTATTTAAGAAAACTTAAAAAAAGATGTGAAGAGGTCGGAGCTTTACTGATTCTCGATGAAATCCAGCCGGGATTCGGAAGAACAGGAAAATTATTCTCTTTTGAACATTTTGGTATTGTTCCTGATATTTTAGTCATGGGAAAAGGAATGGGAGGAGGAGTTCCTGTAGGAGCGTTTATGAGTTCGAGAGAAATTATGGAAACATTGGCTCATTCTCCAAAATTAGGACATATTACGACGTTTGGAGGGAATCCTTTGATCGCTGCTTCCAGTTATGCCACGTTGAAAGAAGTGTTGGAAAGTGGATTGATGAGTGAAGTAGAAGAAAAAGAAAAACTATTCAGAGAATTGTTGGTTCATCCCAAAATTCAAAATATCAACGGGAAAGGACTAATGCTTGCGGTAAATCTTGGCTCTCCGGAATATACCCTAAATGTTGCTAAGAAATGTATGGAAAAAGGTTTAATCGTTTTCTGGCAGTTGTACAGAAACGAATATTTAAGAATTTCTCCACCGTTAACGATTTCTCTGGATGAAATCAGAGAAGGATGCCAAATTATTTTAGATGTTTTGAATGAAAATTAA
- a CDS encoding sulfatase-like hydrolase/transferase, producing MKFFKEFRKQEVLVLLYRIFLAYFFYQIARFLFWYFNKGLITIDSVSDYFSLSFHGIAFDTTAILYVNALFILLSLLPIVINTKKVYQKILFWLYFITNGITYAMNFGDIVYFKFSQTRLTSAAFQVAKHEDNIFKVFMASITQNPYILIWFVALMWLWVFLYKKVKITERKPVKLVPYFILSVLTLCITAVLTVGGIRGDFKHSTRPINLVDANRFVKLPAQGNMVLNSTFSFFRTLNTNNFKEVHFVDEKFIDENIQPYKMYDRKVANKPNIVIFIVESFGREYSGAFNKDKKIKDYVSYTPFIDSLAGQSLIFPNTFANGRQSIHGMSSVLAGIPSLTDAFTSSPYSNQKIQSIVSICNDLGYDTSFYHGAPNGSMGFLGFGNILGFKHYYGKTEYNNDSDFDGMWAIWDEPFLQYFAKNVGKTQPFMATVFTASSHHPFKIPEKYNGKFKKGKNQMHEPIQYTDYSIKKYFETAKKQPWYNNTIFVFTGDHTNEVYYPEYEKIMNRFAVPLIFYSPNPEYNLKGVNEEFAQQIDIYPTLADLIGYDKKIRSWGRSLVSDKKYAPIIANSDGTVEQFIIGNYIYRFDGKEIVGVFDKSDLGLEKNLMTQLKNNPEVEKGKLIAKAWYQDYMNKVINRKMD from the coding sequence ATGAAATTTTTTAAAGAATTCAGAAAACAGGAAGTTCTGGTATTGTTGTACCGGATTTTTCTCGCTTATTTTTTCTATCAGATCGCCAGATTTTTATTTTGGTATTTTAATAAAGGTTTGATTACAATAGATTCGGTTTCAGATTATTTTAGTCTGTCATTTCACGGAATTGCATTTGATACCACGGCTATTTTATATGTAAATGCCCTTTTCATTTTGCTGAGCTTACTTCCTATAGTTATTAATACTAAAAAAGTGTATCAGAAAATTCTTTTCTGGTTATATTTTATCACTAATGGAATTACCTATGCCATGAACTTCGGAGATATTGTATATTTTAAATTCTCGCAGACAAGGCTTACTTCGGCTGCTTTTCAGGTGGCGAAGCATGAGGATAATATTTTTAAAGTATTCATGGCTTCCATTACACAGAATCCTTATATTTTAATATGGTTTGTAGCCTTAATGTGGCTTTGGGTTTTTCTTTACAAGAAAGTGAAAATTACAGAACGTAAACCTGTGAAACTGGTTCCGTATTTTATTTTATCGGTTTTAACGCTTTGTATCACTGCTGTTTTAACCGTTGGAGGAATACGTGGAGACTTTAAACACAGTACGAGACCGATCAACCTTGTTGATGCGAATCGTTTTGTAAAGCTTCCTGCTCAGGGAAATATGGTGCTGAACAGTACATTTTCGTTCTTCAGAACATTGAACACGAATAATTTCAAAGAGGTTCATTTTGTAGATGAGAAATTTATTGATGAAAATATTCAACCTTATAAAATGTACGACAGAAAAGTAGCTAATAAGCCTAATATTGTTATTTTTATTGTAGAATCTTTTGGGAGAGAATATTCCGGGGCATTCAACAAAGACAAAAAGATTAAAGATTACGTTTCTTATACACCGTTTATAGATAGTTTGGCGGGACAAAGCTTAATATTTCCAAATACTTTTGCGAACGGAAGACAGTCTATTCATGGAATGAGTTCGGTTTTGGCTGGAATTCCGAGCTTAACCGATGCTTTTACAAGCTCGCCTTACTCGAATCAGAAAATCCAGTCTATTGTTTCGATCTGTAATGACTTAGGTTATGACACGTCTTTTTATCATGGAGCACCGAATGGTTCGATGGGATTTTTAGGCTTTGGAAATATTCTTGGATTTAAACATTATTATGGGAAAACAGAATATAATAACGATAGTGACTTCGATGGAATGTGGGCAATCTGGGATGAGCCATTTCTTCAATATTTTGCTAAAAATGTAGGGAAAACACAGCCTTTCATGGCGACGGTTTTTACAGCTTCTTCTCATCATCCTTTCAAAATTCCTGAAAAATATAACGGTAAATTCAAAAAAGGGAAAAATCAGATGCATGAACCCATACAGTATACTGACTATTCGATTAAAAAATATTTTGAAACTGCCAAAAAACAGCCTTGGTATAATAATACCATTTTTGTCTTTACAGGAGATCATACCAATGAAGTGTATTATCCGGAATATGAAAAAATAATGAACCGTTTTGCAGTTCCTCTGATTTTTTATTCCCCAAATCCGGAATATAATCTGAAAGGAGTTAACGAGGAATTCGCACAACAGATTGATATTTATCCTACTTTGGCTGATTTAATAGGCTATGACAAAAAAATAAGAAGCTGGGGAAGAAGCTTGGTGAGTGATAAAAAATATGCTCCGATTATAGCCAATTCCGATGGTACTGTAGAGCAGTTTATCATCGGGAACTATATCTATCGATTTGATGGGAAAGAAATAGTAGGGGTTTTTGATAAATCGGATTTAGGATTAGAAAAAAATCTGATGACCCAATTAAAAAACAATCCCGAAGTCGAAAAAGGAAAATTGATCGCCAAAGCATGGTATCAGGATTATATGAACAAGGTGATCAACAGAAAAATGGACTAA